One Arvicanthis niloticus isolate mArvNil1 chromosome X, mArvNil1.pat.X, whole genome shotgun sequence genomic window, ATGCCCTTAACCTCTGTTCCTATCACTGAATTAATTTACTCAGCTCAGTCTGGCGACTGCCTTCTGAGCCAAGGGTTTCCAGATAACTTGATGACTTATTCCTATAGTTGGGAAAGTGCACACAGACTGCAAAGTGGCAAGAAAGCTATATCCAAAGGCAATGTTATAATACAGATTAAATATGCTGCAGGAGAGCAGCAGTTTCCTTGAGTTAGAGTTCGTAAGGGCCCCATCTGGGCTCTTTCTTGATGAGGTCTAGGAGGAGTCCGTTTATCACAAACGATTCTATTTTGATTGAGCGGTTTGGATTATGTAAGCCTTTGTTCACTATACATGTAATTTCCTGTGATACATCTGGTTTTAATCACATGTATGACCAGCCATGCATAAGCATAAGGTAGTAGGTAGAGGACCTTTCTTGAAAATTCATTCAGAAGACACAGTTTGCCTTGCTACAGAAGCACCTCAAACCAGTCCAGACTGGATTGGCCCATCTCCTCTGTTTTAAGAATGTATTGTGGGACACATTAGAATAGAAACAGCATTACTGAGGGGTTGCTAAAGGGAGTAACATATTTCCATTGCTTAAAGGTGAGTGTACATGTGCTTTGATGCACATGGAGGGGCCTAGGTCGCCAGGCCCATTACTTGCAGACAAATCTATGTATATCCCAAGCTAAGCAGAATCCTGAATCTCTGAGCCATTTTTGCCCTTGCATGCCTCCAGCAGATATTAAACAAAAGTGAATACAGTCATTAAAATGTTGCTTCTTCTGATGAGCATCATGGACTTTATTATATGATACCCACTTTATTAGTACATAGCTCTATTTCCATGTCCTTCTTTTCTGGTTAAAGTAAACTATATCTGTTGTTTAAAAATTAGGAGTAAGGGGCCTGGAGTGAGTGGAGGGCCCAGAGTGAGCGCCACAGAGCGAGCAGGGCTGGAACaacaggaagaagggaaggggggaaaatTAGGAGTAAGGCCCACGAGATGGCAAGCCTGGCAATCCATTTGAATTTGACCCATgaagtggaaggagggaactgattgcagaaagttgttctctgacctcaacacTCAGTTCCAAGCAGCTCAAACTAGCTCTATATAATAGCAGACCCAAGGAATCTGGCACCCTTTGCTGGCCTCCTAGGCAACAGCCACCTCTCCCTAATCTTAAAACATTAAGAATGGGAAGGAATTTTCCTGACTTGATATTTGTCAAGCACtacaacaaataataataatatagatgTCATCTCACTGACAAAGGACATGCTCTATCACTTCTATAGTGTAATGATAGAAGCTGTCATCAATTTTTAGGAAATCACCATAAAAGAACGgcatataaaattagaaaacttaaaaggaaaaatgtaatttCTGTTCCTTGCTGAAGGCATAATTGTTAACAGATAAAAATGCAACCAGTATAGTGGTGGACaccattaattccagcacttgggaagcagaagcaggtggctctctgtgagtttcagttcgagtccagcctggtctacatagtgagttctaggacagccagggctatatagcgAGACATTGTctcaggaggaaaaaagaaagaaagaaaaaaaaagcaaaaacaaacaaaaaacaaattaaaaattctaatgaaaccaacattcatattttaaaaactaagagcATTCAGAAAGCTTGTTATATTTATGATCAACATTGATGAACATCCTGATCCTGTTGTTTCAAACTAGTAAATAAGAGGAAACAGAGTGTTCTCAAAATAACAAGATTTAACTGCTTCCAGGAGACAGCACAGAAAACAGTATAGAGGGCACAAGGTCCTCTTGCTCGCAGATAAGCACTGGGGGGAAAGGAATGTTAAACATACTAGGTTGTCTCCTCAGCAAGAACATGTTTACTCGTTTTCCACCCAGAAAGCTGTGTTTGGATGTAACTGATAACCTGGTGACCTGTGCTATCTAGAGGGATAGGTCACACCTGAATCACCCAGATTTTTATGGTTTTTGTCCCAGATTCTTCCCCTTTGACCTTTATCTTGAGCATTGTTTCTCAGCCAATAAAACCCTTCCTTATGGGAGATGTTTCTTGTACTTTACAATAGCCCGGGTAACCCCTGTACTATCTGTATAGGGCCAGGCTACTCTGCACTCCCACAGACTTTCGTGTTTATCTTAGTCGTTTCCCCTACACCCATATTTTGAGCATTGTTTCTGCATCAACAGAACCCATCTTTATTCAAGAGGTCACATGCACTCTGTAAAGTATTTCGATATAAAACTGTTTATGTTCAATTGAGATTTTGTTAATTATCATGAGGAAACATTTGGTTTCAAGGTTGTACTgtacttaaatatgcctaaaatgaACTAAACTGCCCAGTATCAGACTTTAGAAGTTTGAACCAGTACTGAGTAACTAAATCATGGTAAATTGGATTTCCTTCTTGCTTCATGTGGGTCGTTGCTCTGGCAATTTTGGTGTTTGCAGAGACCCCCACAAAACAGTAtctcaaagagcctattttcATATGTAGTTTATTATTGCAGGGAAATATGGGCAGTAGGAACTGGAAGCATCTGATCATATGACATCCAAGTCAAGAACAAATGCATGCccactgctcagcttgctttctcgaCTCCTAAAGGATTCTGAGGCAACCCCAGGGAATAGTGCCATGTACTTTTGGGTtaggtcttcccatctcaatttAATGTAATTAAGgcagtccaccacagatatgctCCCAGGTTAATCTAATCTAGACAATCCTTTCTTGAGACTCGTCTCATTAGATTCTGTAGTATTTCAGGTTGACAATTAAACCATCCACCACACCatattattatgatttttttgCCAACAAAGGAGTTAATAAACAATGTTAGATTGTTGATTGCAGGATACATTTAATTTATTGACAAAGGATTAATATATGAAGAATATACAAGAATACTCACAaagtgtttagaaaaaaaatgaagaatagaCATAAACAAGCAGGTCCCTGGAAGAGAAGCTTCCAAATATATAAGCAGATTTTCAAAATCACCAATACTCAGATATTGTGGTTCTCCATTTCACTAGTCAGGGCATCTTGCTCAAATTGTATCAGTTATCTCAATGTTTTTTTGCTCTTCCTCCTGCCCAATTCCCCTTCCCCCAGTTCAGCTCAAGGACAGAGCTTACTGAGTCACCTCTCCCTCTATCAAAGGCAAACTGTGGTGAAATGATTGATCACTCGGCCTCATTCACATTGAGGTAGCAGTGACTTGCATCACAGGTGACATTGCATTCCCCCAACCCATTCAACGAATCTGCAATGATGGCATTTCCAGTGCTGGCCCACAAGACGGGGGATGTTTTGTTGTACAGATGTAAGAAGAGGATAAGGGGACTTCCTGATTGTCGTACTAAAGTAAATGATGCACACTGTTGCTTCCTTTGGCTCTGCATGCTGAGAATTTTGGTTGCAGAAAAAGAGCAGCAGTCTTCTTAACACAGAGAATACTCTGGAAGTGGGTTTTGAAAGTTGGAGTTGGACTGGGAATAGtgtctcatgcctttaatcccagcacttaggaggcacacaaatctctctgtgtttgaggccagcctgttttacagagtgagttccatgacagctagggctacacagatgGAGTGGAGGTAgggacaaaacaaagcaaaaacaaaacaaaacaaaaacaaaaaaacaccccaaAAACCCAGGTTGATGTTGAGATTGAGCTTTTTTGTTTCCTTGAAGCAGCTATAAAATACTTAATAGGAAAGAGAAATTTCAACTAaaaacctttgtttttctttgcagcAAAGTCCATATGTAAAGTCCTTTGAACATGAGCATCGTATATGAGAAGGGATTTTTTTCCTGGTTGTAACCTGGATGCCTAAGGCAGTCAAGATGAGTGGGGACAGCCTTGTGTCTTCTCTACAGTTCCTGTTCATGTTAGCAGGACTTTCTCTGCTGTCTTCAGCAGAGGCATATGGGTTCAACAAGTGCACACAGTATGAATTTGATATTCACCATGTGTTCTGCATTCGGAAGAAGATCACCAACTTGACAGAGGCCATTAGTGACATACCTAGATATACTACTCACCTCAACCTTACAAACAACCACATTCAAGTCCTTCCTCCTGGGAGCTTCATTAATCTGTCTGCTCTGGTGGACTTGAGACTAGAGTGGAACTCAATTTGGAAGATCGACAAAGGTGCCTTTAGGGGACTTGAAAATTTGACTCTGCTGAATTTAGTGGAAAATAAGATTTCAAGTGTGACTAACTTTTTCGAAGGCCTGTCCAACCTGGAGACCTTGCTTCTGAGCCACAATCAGATCACCCATGTTCACAAAGACGCCTTTACTCCTCTAGGCAAACTGAAATATTTGAGCCTATCTCGAAACAGCATTAGCAATTTTTCTGGTATTCTTGAAGCAGTCCAGCATCTTCCATGCCTGGAGCACCTTGATCTTACTAACAACAGCATCATGTACTTGGACCACAGCCCCAGGTCACTGGTTTCTTTGACCCACCTGAGTTTCCAGGGGAACAAACTAATAGAGTTAAACTTCTCTACTTTATCACTGCCCAACTTAACCACTCTAAGTGCTTCCCAGAATGGCCATGGACTCATTCAGAATGTGTATCTGGAAACTCTGCCCCAACTTAAAAGCTTGAATCTGAGTGGAACAATGGTGAAATTGGAGATGCTTTCAGCCAAACACCTGCAGAATTTAAGGGTTATGGATCTCAGTAACCGGGAGCTTAGACATGGCCacttaaatataaaaactgtTTGTTACCTCCTCAGAAACCTACCCATGTTAGAGACACTGGTTTTTCAGAAGAATGCCACCAATGCAGAGGGCATTAAGCAGCTGGCAAAGTGTACCAGGCTCTTGGTCCTTGACCTGGGCCAAAATAGTGACTTGGTTCATCTCAATGACAGCGAGTTCAATTCTCTGCCCAGTCTCCAAAGACTGAATCTGAACAAGTGCCAGCTCTCTTTCATCAGCAACAGGACCTGGGGTTCCTTGCAGAACTTGACCATCCTAGATCTGAGCCATAACAAGTTTAAAAGCTTTCCAGATTTTGCGTTTTCCCCTTTGAAGCGCTtggagtttctctctctttcgAGAAACCCCATCACAGAACTCAATAATCTGGCCTTCAGTGGGCTATTTTCACTGAAGGAGCTCAACTTAGCTGCGTGTTGGATTGTAACAATTGACAGGTATTCCTTTACACCGTTTCCAAACTTAGAGGTCTTAGATCTTGGAGACAACAATATTCGGACTCTCAACCACAGAACCTTCCGACCTCTGAAAAATCTCCAGGCTTTGATTCTCTCCCACAACCGCCTGGAAATCATGGAGCCGAATGCATTTTCTGGACTCACTAACCTAAGTTACCTTGACCTGATGTACAATAGCTTGTCATATTTTCATAAACACCTTTTCTCAGGCCTTGAAAAGCTGCTGGTTTTGAAACTTGGTTTTAATAAGATCACGTATGAAACTACTAGGACCCTTCAGTATCCTCCATTTATGAAGCTCAAGTCTTTGAAACAGCTCAACCTAGAAGGACAAAAACATGGGATTCAGGTTGTTCCGAGCAACTTTTTCCAAGGGTTGAGTAGTTTGCAGGAGCTACTCTTAGGAAAAAACCCATCGGTATTCCTGGACCACTACCAATTTGACCCTCTGATTAATCTCACAAAGTTGGATATCTCAGGAACAAAAGATGGAGATCGAAGTCTCTATTTAAATGCTTCCTTATTCCGAAACCTCAAAAAGCTAAAGATCCTCCGCCTTGAAAATAACAACTTAGAGTCATTGGTTCCTGGCATGTTCTCCAGCTTACAGAGCCTCCAGGTCTTCTCTTTAAGATTCAACAACTTGAAGGTCATTAATCAAACTCATCTGGAGAATCTGAAATCATTGATGTTTTTTGATGTCTATGAGAACAAACTTCAGTGCACCTGTGACAATTTGTGGTTCAAGAACTGGTCAGTAAACACAGAGGAGGTCCACATCCCCTTCCTCCGGAGCTATCCTTGTCAGCAGCCAGACAGCCAGA contains:
- the LOC117695213 gene encoding toll-like receptor 13, with product MPKAVKMSGDSLVSSLQFLFMLAGLSLLSSAEAYGFNKCTQYEFDIHHVFCIRKKITNLTEAISDIPRYTTHLNLTNNHIQVLPPGSFINLSALVDLRLEWNSIWKIDKGAFRGLENLTLLNLVENKISSVTNFFEGLSNLETLLLSHNQITHVHKDAFTPLGKLKYLSLSRNSISNFSGILEAVQHLPCLEHLDLTNNSIMYLDHSPRSLVSLTHLSFQGNKLIELNFSTLSLPNLTTLSASQNGHGLIQNVYLETLPQLKSLNLSGTMVKLEMLSAKHLQNLRVMDLSNRELRHGHLNIKTVCYLLRNLPMLETLVFQKNATNAEGIKQLAKCTRLLVLDLGQNSDLVHLNDSEFNSLPSLQRLNLNKCQLSFISNRTWGSLQNLTILDLSHNKFKSFPDFAFSPLKRLEFLSLSRNPITELNNLAFSGLFSLKELNLAACWIVTIDRYSFTPFPNLEVLDLGDNNIRTLNHRTFRPLKNLQALILSHNRLEIMEPNAFSGLTNLSYLDLMYNSLSYFHKHLFSGLEKLLVLKLGFNKITYETTRTLQYPPFMKLKSLKQLNLEGQKHGIQVVPSNFFQGLSSLQELLLGKNPSVFLDHYQFDPLINLTKLDISGTKDGDRSLYLNASLFRNLKKLKILRLENNNLESLVPGMFSSLQSLQVFSLRFNNLKVINQTHLENLKSLMFFDVYENKLQCTCDNLWFKNWSVNTEEVHIPFLRSYPCQQPDSQSLLIDFDDAMCNFDLGKVYFLCSFSMVVSTMVFAWFSAKMTASLWYGLYICRAWYLTKWHKTEKKFIYDAFVSFSATDEAWVYKELVPALEEGSQTTFKLCLHQRDFEPGIDIFENIQNAINTSRKTLCVVSNHYLHSEWCRLEVQLASMKMFYEHKDVIILIFLEEIPNYKLSSYHRLRKLINRQTFITWPDSAHQQPLFWARIRNALGNETVEKENTHLIVVE